One part of the Solanum dulcamara chromosome 8, daSolDulc1.2, whole genome shotgun sequence genome encodes these proteins:
- the LOC129901633 gene encoding auxilin-related protein 2-like isoform X1, with amino-acid sequence MDDLDVFGFRPAGKSAPMRSDGGDRPTSSVRSSSSSPLYDDPDGLLYKDVFGGPPKYTKSSNNNTKSSSMNDINYDSFFKTGKDSNSYNSNNKTSSVPVYDKPVYDEDIFDGLPGLKSKSESEKSASTVRFDDDVFAAMTSPPQPKIKDEHFGNLLGNLKSNEKVTEPKSSTSSSAKEFDDLLAGFGSSTSTTNKRSFTESSHYSKPTGNSNQSSSGLDDPFAGLGSTSMPASSNLGELDPLEQIGQLGKSGYANSEASSVSGGVLDDLDPLNGFSKSVPPLYSARNNRGMGGSPQRPGSGRSDTQASSSRENFGKSSSRSSDSHSQKKVPGDGFQDSPLFDMPSADPQRSFDQAGSPPPYASSNIHETHFQSDTPPRSEDQMQPSDDVWLSVSEIPLFTQPTRAPPPSRPPPPIPRRNSNSEASSFACNARNKGDRYSSPSSYNQYSQSPKLVRPAAKSPPTSQLDELHEFAMGKSPHTVDESAEVVSGEDMHANSVAAASAAAMKEAMDRAQAKFRHAKEVRERESAKAAKSKEAVNLDRDEQAMHEQAMHETQEKELRENKERLERERQQREKEEEERAQWKLERERERERAREVERDRGRQAVERATREARERAATDARERAVAAARLKTERAAVEKAGAEARERAERAAVQRAQAEARERAAAEAKERAEKVAAEAREKEAREKASAAKAETEVRCRAERAAVERAAAEARERAATAARMNQQKNDDDLESFFNMGSRPNSAPKTRTSSVNETSFASQFQNKAGAGGPKPTFSSTTTSSNRTKASSTTNFADDLSSIFGAATSSGDFQEVEGETEERRRARLERHQRTQERAAKALAEKNQRDLQVQMEQQERHRISETLDIEIKRWAAGKEGNLRALLSTMQYVLWPECGWQPVSLTDLITGASVKKVYRKATLCIHPDKVQQKGATLQQKYVAEKVFDMLKEAWNKFNSEELF; translated from the exons ATGGATGACCTCGATGTGTTCGGGTTTAGACCCGCTGGTAAATCGGCTCCGATGAGATCCGACGGTGGAGATCGTCCTACTTCTTCCGTCCGATCATCGTCATCTTCACCATTGTATGATGATCCTGATGGTCTATTGTACAAAGACGTATTCGGTGGACCTCCAAAATACACCAAGTCTAGTAATAACAACACTAAATCCTCGTCGATGAATGATATCAATTACGATTCATTTTTCAAAACCGGCAAGGATTCGAATAGCTATAACTCCAACAATAAAACATCGTCGGTTCCGGTGTATGACAAGCCAGTGTACGACGAGGATATTTTCGATGGATTGCCAGGACTGAAGAGCAAATCGGAATCTGAAAAATCTGCATCCACTGTGAGATTTGACGACGACGTTTTTGCTGCAATGACTTCGCCACCACAACCAAAGATCAAGGACGAGCACTTTGGTAATCTTCTTGGGAATTTAAAGTCGAATGAGAAGGTAACAGAGCCTAAGAGTAGTACGAGCTCAAGTGccaaagagtttgatgatttgttaGCTGGTTTTGGGAGTAGCACTTCCACCACTAATAAGAG GTCATTTACAGAATCTAGTCATTACTCCAAACCCACTGGAAATTCAAATCAAAGTTCTAGTGGTCTGGATGACCCTTTTGCAGGCTTAGGGTCAACCTCAATGCCGGCTTCGTCTAACCTGGGGGAGTTGGATCCACTTGAACAGATTGGTCAGCTTGGTAAATCTGGATATGCAAACTCTGAAGCTTCTTCGGTTAGTGGGGGAGTTCTTGATGATTTAGATCCACTGAATGGTTTTAGTAAGTCTGTCCCTCCATTATACTCTGCTAGGAATAACAGAGGGATGGGAGGGAGTCCTCAGAGGCCAGGATCAGGAAGAAGTGATACACAAGCCTCTTCTTCTAGAGAAAACTTTGGAAAATCTTCTTCTAGATCTTCTGATAGCCACTCACAGAAAAAGGTGCCCGGGGATGGTTTTCAGGACTCTCCTCTGTTTGACATGCCTTCAGCTGATCCTCAGAGATCTTTTGATCAAGCTGGTTCCCCCCCTCCATATGCAAGTAGCAATATTCATGAAACACACTTCCAATCAGATACACCCCCAAGATCAGAGGACCAAATGCAGCCTTCTGATGATGTATGGCTTAGTGTATCAGAGATTCCTCTTTTTACACAACCTACAAGAGCTCCACCTCCATCACGACCTCCTCCTCCAATTCCACGGCGAAATTCTAATTCAGAGGCTAGTTCCTTTGCTTGTAATGCAAGAAATAAGGGTGACAGATATTCTTCTCCTTCAAGTTACAACCAATACTCTCAAAGTCCTAAGCTTGTTCGTCCTGCAGCCAAGAGCCCTCCAACTTCTCAGTTGGACGAACTGCATGAATTTGCCATGGGTAAATCTCCCCACACTGTGGATGAAAGTGCAGAAGTTGTTTCTGGTGAAGATATGCATGCAAATTCAGTAGCTGCTGCATCAGCAGCTGCAATGAAGGAGGCTATGGATAGAGCTCAAGCCAAATTTAGACATGCTAAGGAAGTTCGGGAAAGAGAATCTGCAAAGGCAGCTAAGAGTAAGGAGGCTGTAAACCTGGACAGGGATGAACAAGCCATGCATGAACAAGCCATGCATGAGACACAAGAAAAAGAATTGAGAGAAAACAAGGAGAGATTAGAACGTGAACGTCAACAGAGggaaaaagaagaggaagagagagcACAATGGAAACTTGAGAGGGAGagggagagggagagagccagAGAGGTAGAAAGAGATAGGGGTAGGCAAGCTGTAGAAAGGGCTACTAGGGAAGCACGAGAAAGAGCAGCAACAGATGCTAGAGAAAGAGCTGTTGCTGCTGCTCGTTTAAAAACCGAAAGAGCTGCTGTGGAGAAGGCTGGAGCTGAAGCTCGAGAACGGGCTGAAAGGGCTGCAGTTCAGCGAGCACAAGCGGAAGCCCGTGAAAGAGCTGCAGCCGAAGCTAAAGAAAGAGCAGAAAAGGTAGCTGCAGAAGCAAGGGAAAAAGAAGCACGTGAAAAAGCTTCAGCTGCAAAGGCTGAGACTGAGGTAAGATGTCGAGCAGAACGAGCTGCAGTAGAAAGAGCTGCTGCAGAGGCTCGAGAAAGGGCAGCTACTGCTGCAAGGATGAACCAACAAAAGAATGATGATGATCTTGAATCCTTTTTCAATATGGGTTCTAGACCGAATAGTGCACCAAAGACAAGAACAAGTTCTGTAAAT GAGACTTCATTTGCTTCACAGTTCCAGAACAAGGCAGGTGCTGGAGGGCCAAAGCCAACATTTTCATCTACCACAACCTCCTCCAACAGGACAAAGGCATCTTCAACAACAAATTTTGCTGATGATCTCTCTTCAATATTTGGAG CTGCTACGTCATCTGGAGATTTCCAAGAGGTTGAAGGGGAAAccgaagaaagaagaagagctaGATTGGAACGCCATCAACGAACACAGGAGCGTGCG GCCAAAGCTTTGGCTGAAAAGAATCAACGTGACCTTCAAGTTCAGATGGAGCAGCAGGAAAGACAC AGAATATCTGAGACGCTAGATATTGAAATCAAGCGATGGGCTGCTGGGAAAGAAGGAAATCTGCGTGCATTGCTATCAACTATGCAATAT GTGCTTTGGCCTGAATGCGGTTGGCAGCCTGTTTCTTTGACGGATTTAATTACTGGTGCTTCTGTGAAAAAGGTATATAGAAAAGCAACATTGTGTATCCATCCCGATAAAGTGCAGCAGAAAGGCGCCACTCTTCAACAGAAATATGTTGCTGAGAAGGTGTTTGACATGCTCAAG GAAGCATGGAACAAATTCAATTCAGAGGAGCTTTTCTAG
- the LOC129900689 gene encoding uncharacterized protein LOC129900689 — MPEHPAADASATDNSATVKRYAPPNQRNRSLGRRKSGGDRLERASNYASDGEKNQMSASKSISTVADAGVNRVNEYPPTKLIPLQGCSTSEAFQLLNDRWAAALNAHNNLPEDSLERPVMYTKRSPWGHAMLPHQLMSQAGAGSSTGQKDFLSKLQMAMLNAHVNFNA; from the exons ATGCCGGAACATCCTGCTGCAGACGCATCAGCCACCGACAACAGCGCAACCGTCAAACGTTATGCTCCTCCCAATCAGCG GAATCGTTCACTCGGCAGGCGAAAATCTGGAGGAG ATCGACTTGAACGAGCTAGCAACTATGCTAGTGATGGAGAGAAGAACCAAATGAGTGCCTCTAAGTCTATATCTACTGTAGCTGATGCTGGTGTCAATCGAGTGAATGAGTATCCTCCAACAAAGTTAATACCGCTACAAGGATGTTCTACAAGTGAAGCTTTTCAGCTACTGAATGATC gaTGGGCGGCTGCTCTGAATGCTCACAATAATTTACCAGAAGACTCTCTTG AAAGGCCTGTAATGTACACAAAAAGATCACCTTGGGGGCATGCTATGCTTCCACATCAA TTGATGTCACAAGCAGGAGCTGGATCTTCTACTGGCCAGAAGGATTTTCTAAGCAAACTTCAGATGGCTATGCTCAATGCACATGTCAATTTCAATGCCTAA
- the LOC129901633 gene encoding auxilin-related protein 2-like isoform X2, which yields MDDLDVFGFRPAGKSAPMRSDGGDRPTSSVRSSSSSPLYDDPDGLLYKDVFGGPPKYTKSSNNNTKSSSMNDINYDSFFKTGKDSNSYNSNNKTSSVPVYDKPVYDEDIFDGLPGLKSKSESEKSASTVRFDDDVFAAMTSPPQPKIKDEHFGNLLGNLKSNEKVTEPKSSTSSSAKEFDDLLAGFGSSTSTTNKRSFTESSHYSKPTGNSNQSSSGLDDPFAGLGSTSMPASSNLGELDPLEQIGQLGKSGYANSEASSVSGGVLDDLDPLNGFSKSVPPLYSARNNRGMGGSPQRPGSGRSDTQASSSRENFGKSSSRSSDSHSQKKVPGDGFQDSPLFDMPSADPQRSFDQAGSPPPYASSNIHETHFQSDTPPRSEDQMQPSDDVWLSVSEIPLFTQPTRAPPPSRPPPPIPRRNSNSEASSFACNARNKGDRYSSPSSYNQYSQSPKLVRPAAKSPPTSQLDELHEFAMGKSPHTVDESAEVVSGEDMHANSVAAASAAAMKEAMDRAQAKFRHAKEVRERESAKAAKSKEAVNLDRDEQAMHEQAMHETQEKELRENKERLERERQQREKEEEERAQWKLERERERERAREVERDRGRQAVERATREARERAATDARERAVAAARLKTERAAVEKAGAEARERAERAAVQRAQAEARERAAAEAKERAEKVAAEAREKEAREKASAAKAETEVRCRAERAAVERAAAEARERAATAARMNQQKNDDDLESFFNMGSRPNSAPKTRTSSVNETSFASQFQNKAGAGGPKPTFSSTTTSSNRTKASSTTNFADDLSSIFGAATSSGDFQEVEGETEERRRARLERHQRTQERAAKALAEKNQRDLQVQMEQQERHRISETLDIEIKRWAAGKEGNLRALLSTMQYVLWPECGWQPVSLTDLITGASVKKVYRKATLCIHPDKVQQKGATLQQKYVAEKVFDMLKSFYSFITRH from the exons ATGGATGACCTCGATGTGTTCGGGTTTAGACCCGCTGGTAAATCGGCTCCGATGAGATCCGACGGTGGAGATCGTCCTACTTCTTCCGTCCGATCATCGTCATCTTCACCATTGTATGATGATCCTGATGGTCTATTGTACAAAGACGTATTCGGTGGACCTCCAAAATACACCAAGTCTAGTAATAACAACACTAAATCCTCGTCGATGAATGATATCAATTACGATTCATTTTTCAAAACCGGCAAGGATTCGAATAGCTATAACTCCAACAATAAAACATCGTCGGTTCCGGTGTATGACAAGCCAGTGTACGACGAGGATATTTTCGATGGATTGCCAGGACTGAAGAGCAAATCGGAATCTGAAAAATCTGCATCCACTGTGAGATTTGACGACGACGTTTTTGCTGCAATGACTTCGCCACCACAACCAAAGATCAAGGACGAGCACTTTGGTAATCTTCTTGGGAATTTAAAGTCGAATGAGAAGGTAACAGAGCCTAAGAGTAGTACGAGCTCAAGTGccaaagagtttgatgatttgttaGCTGGTTTTGGGAGTAGCACTTCCACCACTAATAAGAG GTCATTTACAGAATCTAGTCATTACTCCAAACCCACTGGAAATTCAAATCAAAGTTCTAGTGGTCTGGATGACCCTTTTGCAGGCTTAGGGTCAACCTCAATGCCGGCTTCGTCTAACCTGGGGGAGTTGGATCCACTTGAACAGATTGGTCAGCTTGGTAAATCTGGATATGCAAACTCTGAAGCTTCTTCGGTTAGTGGGGGAGTTCTTGATGATTTAGATCCACTGAATGGTTTTAGTAAGTCTGTCCCTCCATTATACTCTGCTAGGAATAACAGAGGGATGGGAGGGAGTCCTCAGAGGCCAGGATCAGGAAGAAGTGATACACAAGCCTCTTCTTCTAGAGAAAACTTTGGAAAATCTTCTTCTAGATCTTCTGATAGCCACTCACAGAAAAAGGTGCCCGGGGATGGTTTTCAGGACTCTCCTCTGTTTGACATGCCTTCAGCTGATCCTCAGAGATCTTTTGATCAAGCTGGTTCCCCCCCTCCATATGCAAGTAGCAATATTCATGAAACACACTTCCAATCAGATACACCCCCAAGATCAGAGGACCAAATGCAGCCTTCTGATGATGTATGGCTTAGTGTATCAGAGATTCCTCTTTTTACACAACCTACAAGAGCTCCACCTCCATCACGACCTCCTCCTCCAATTCCACGGCGAAATTCTAATTCAGAGGCTAGTTCCTTTGCTTGTAATGCAAGAAATAAGGGTGACAGATATTCTTCTCCTTCAAGTTACAACCAATACTCTCAAAGTCCTAAGCTTGTTCGTCCTGCAGCCAAGAGCCCTCCAACTTCTCAGTTGGACGAACTGCATGAATTTGCCATGGGTAAATCTCCCCACACTGTGGATGAAAGTGCAGAAGTTGTTTCTGGTGAAGATATGCATGCAAATTCAGTAGCTGCTGCATCAGCAGCTGCAATGAAGGAGGCTATGGATAGAGCTCAAGCCAAATTTAGACATGCTAAGGAAGTTCGGGAAAGAGAATCTGCAAAGGCAGCTAAGAGTAAGGAGGCTGTAAACCTGGACAGGGATGAACAAGCCATGCATGAACAAGCCATGCATGAGACACAAGAAAAAGAATTGAGAGAAAACAAGGAGAGATTAGAACGTGAACGTCAACAGAGggaaaaagaagaggaagagagagcACAATGGAAACTTGAGAGGGAGagggagagggagagagccagAGAGGTAGAAAGAGATAGGGGTAGGCAAGCTGTAGAAAGGGCTACTAGGGAAGCACGAGAAAGAGCAGCAACAGATGCTAGAGAAAGAGCTGTTGCTGCTGCTCGTTTAAAAACCGAAAGAGCTGCTGTGGAGAAGGCTGGAGCTGAAGCTCGAGAACGGGCTGAAAGGGCTGCAGTTCAGCGAGCACAAGCGGAAGCCCGTGAAAGAGCTGCAGCCGAAGCTAAAGAAAGAGCAGAAAAGGTAGCTGCAGAAGCAAGGGAAAAAGAAGCACGTGAAAAAGCTTCAGCTGCAAAGGCTGAGACTGAGGTAAGATGTCGAGCAGAACGAGCTGCAGTAGAAAGAGCTGCTGCAGAGGCTCGAGAAAGGGCAGCTACTGCTGCAAGGATGAACCAACAAAAGAATGATGATGATCTTGAATCCTTTTTCAATATGGGTTCTAGACCGAATAGTGCACCAAAGACAAGAACAAGTTCTGTAAAT GAGACTTCATTTGCTTCACAGTTCCAGAACAAGGCAGGTGCTGGAGGGCCAAAGCCAACATTTTCATCTACCACAACCTCCTCCAACAGGACAAAGGCATCTTCAACAACAAATTTTGCTGATGATCTCTCTTCAATATTTGGAG CTGCTACGTCATCTGGAGATTTCCAAGAGGTTGAAGGGGAAAccgaagaaagaagaagagctaGATTGGAACGCCATCAACGAACACAGGAGCGTGCG GCCAAAGCTTTGGCTGAAAAGAATCAACGTGACCTTCAAGTTCAGATGGAGCAGCAGGAAAGACAC AGAATATCTGAGACGCTAGATATTGAAATCAAGCGATGGGCTGCTGGGAAAGAAGGAAATCTGCGTGCATTGCTATCAACTATGCAATAT GTGCTTTGGCCTGAATGCGGTTGGCAGCCTGTTTCTTTGACGGATTTAATTACTGGTGCTTCTGTGAAAAAGGTATATAGAAAAGCAACATTGTGTATCCATCCCGATAAAGTGCAGCAGAAAGGCGCCACTCTTCAACAGAAATATGTTGCTGAGAAGGTGTTTGACATGCTCAAG AGTTTTTACTCCTTTATCACGAGGCATTAA
- the LOC129900279 gene encoding uncharacterized protein LOC129900279: MPSTAPSPFPDNQIHRPIFGRKPLQPKNTPATPLTTNPNKPEKLIEIAVTQNSNKENVHPDFSTPKKATNPIICIQEEQFDSSLAEELSAIREKLERLKSDKEKTEKMLKERDLMLDLQMKELLNRGELQKQLELEVDRLFRLNELRLSCTQKISPIRTLREKIEEKKIKGDHLKELNYDEEDEIMTDSSSDKDLNA; encoded by the exons atgccGTCAACAGCTCCATCACCTTTTCCCGACAATCAGATCCATCGGCCAATATTTGGCCGGAAACCTCTTCAACCTAAGAATACTCCGGCAACTCCACTAACCACCAATCCAAATAAACCTGAAAAATTGATTGAGATCGCAGTAACTCAAAACTCAAACAAAGAGAATGTTCATCCAGATTTTTCAACTCCGAAAAAGGCAACAAATCCAATCATCTGCATTCAGGAAGAACAGTTCGATTCATCGTTAGCTGAGGAGCTTAGTGCCATTCGTGAAAAGCTCGAGAGGCTGAAAAGCGATAAAGAGAAGACGGAGAAGATGTTGAAAGAAAGGGATCTGATGCTGGATTTGCAGATGAAAGAGCTCTTAAACAGAGGGGAGCTGCAGAAACAGCTTGAGCTTGAAGTTGATCGGCTTTTCCGATTGAACGAGCTCAGATTATCCTGCACG CAAAAAATTTCTCCAATTCGAACGCTCAGGGAGAAGatagaagaaaagaagataaaggGTGATCATTTAAAG gaGCTGAAttatgatgaagaagatgaaatcATGACCGACAGCTCATCGGACAAGGACCTAAATGCATAG
- the LOC129900662 gene encoding MLO-like protein 1, protein MSGGDEDEGSLEFTPTWVVAAVCTVIVSISLSLERLLHYTGKHLKKKKQKHLYEALQKVKEELMLLGFISLLLTVFQSRIVKFCVPPRVVTHLLLCSLSLEHSSFSSLSSSPPPSPSPSASPSHEEPHVSNQTVHYHAGPHHQRHLLAEEIMTAEGYCHHKNKVPLLSLEALHHLHVFIFVLAIVHVTFSVLTIVFGGAKIRQWKQWEDAIVKDDYESEYAHLKPAVTHVYEHDFIRNRFQGIGGQSAILGWVHSFFKQFYASVNESDYRALRLGFIMTHCRGNPRFNFHRYMIRALEDDFRTVVGISWYLWIFVILFLLLNINGWHTYFWIAFIPFILLLAVGTKLEHVILQLAHEIAEKHVAIEGELIVTPSDNHFWFDRPQIILFLIHFILFQNAFEIAFFFWILFQYGFHSCIMGKYVFVIPRLVIGVIIQVLCSYSTLPLYALVTQMGSHYKKSMFDNHVQACLLDWADKVKKKKGHKYGRDSSTPSTEGSVIGSPMSVSGHKDLPQNEV, encoded by the exons ATGAGTGGTGGTGATGAGGATGAAGGGTCATTGGAATTTACACCAACATGGGTGGTTGCTGCTGTGTGCACCGTCATtgtttcaatttctctttctcttgAACGCCTCCTCCACTATACTGGGAag catctgaagaagaagaaacaaaagcATCTATATGAAGCCTTACAGAAAGTTAAAGAAG AGTTGATGCTCTTGGGGTTTATATCCCTGCTGTTAACGGTATTTCAAAGTCGCATTGTCAAATTCTGTGTGCCTCCTCGTGTTGTAACACATTTACTTCTCTGCTCGTTATCGTTGGAGCATTCTTCATTTTCATCTTTATCGTCATCTCCACCTCCATCTCCATCTCCATCTGCATCTCCATCTCATGAAGAACCTCATGTTAGCAATCAGACGGTTCACTATCATGCTGGTCCTCACCATCAACGGCATTTGCTTGCAGAAGAAATAATGACTGCTGAGGGTTACTGCCATCATAAA aATAAGGTCCCGTTGCTATCTCTTGAGGCGTTGCATCACCTTCACGTTTTTATCTTTGTCCTAGCTATTGTGCATGTGACTTTCTCTGTTCTGACTATTGTATTTGGAGGAGCAAAG ATACGTCAATGGAAGCAATGGGAGGATGCAATCGTAAAAGATGATTATGAATCCGAATATG CTCATCTGAAACCAGCAGTTACCCATGTCTATGAACATGATTTCATCAGGAATCGATTTCAGGGTATCGGTGGACAATCAGCCATCTTGGGTTGGGTG CATTCTTTCTTCAAGCAATTTTATGCTTCTGTCAACGAGTCAGACTACAGAGCGCTTCGTTTGGGATTCATTATG ACACATTGCAGGGGAAATCCAAGATTCAATTTTCATAGGTACATGATACGTGCACTGGAAGACGATTTTAGGACAGTTGTCGGTATCAG TTGGTATCTCTGGATATTCGTAATCCTCTTCTTGTTGCTTAACATTAATG GTTGGCATACATATTTCTGGATTGCTTTCATTCCTTTTATT CTTCTGCTTGCTGTGGGAACAAAATTGGAGCATGTGATTTTACAGTTAGCTCATGAAATTGCTGAAAAACATGTAGCAATTGAAGGTGAATTGATTGTAACACCATCTGATAATCACTTTTGGTTCGATCGTCCTCAAATCATCCTCTTCTTGATACATTTTATTCTCTTCCAAAATGCCTTTGAAATAGCATTTTTCTTCTGGATTTTG TTCCAATATGGCTTTCATTCCTGCATTATGGGAAAATATGTGTTCGTGATTCCTCGGCTTGTCATAGG GGTAATCATTCAAGTTTTATGCAGCTATAGCACATTGCCACTTTATGCTCTAGTTACACAG ATGGGTAGTCATTATAAGAAGTCGATGTTCGATAATCATGTTCAAGCTTGCCTTCTGGATTGGGCTGACaaggtaaaaaagaaaaagggacaTAAGTATGGTAGAGATAGCTCTACCCCTTCAACTGAGGGTTCTGTTATTGGATCACCAATGTCTGTAAGTGGGCACAAAGATCTCCCTCAAAATGAGGTTTAG